A single window of Magnetococcales bacterium DNA harbors:
- a CDS encoding flagellin FliC encodes MSFSINTNMSSLMAQRNLGKSTNALGKTFQRLSTGLRVNSSSDDAAGLAISNRLTAQVRGLNMSVRDVNDAISMLQVAEGALDETTNALQRIRELAVQAANETYTTGDRDSLQLEVNQLLSEVERIKSDTTFNKMNLLDGTLLGKHIQVGAFSGQYVSVTVASAGRSGLGVDLLVVSGATFSKAMSSITLVDAAINSVSDIRSNLGAMQNRFESAIANMQNQAENLTGARSRIVDADIADETASLTRLSILQQAGTAILAQANQQPAIALSLLK; translated from the coding sequence ATGAGCTTTTCGATCAATACCAACATGTCGTCCCTGATGGCCCAGCGCAATCTTGGCAAAAGCACCAATGCGCTTGGCAAAACGTTTCAACGTCTGTCCACGGGGTTGCGGGTCAACTCCTCCTCGGACGACGCGGCCGGACTGGCCATTTCCAATCGTCTGACCGCCCAGGTGCGTGGTCTGAACATGTCGGTGCGCGATGTCAACGACGCTATTTCCATGCTTCAGGTGGCCGAGGGCGCGCTGGACGAGACCACCAACGCCTTGCAACGCATCCGCGAGCTGGCGGTGCAGGCCGCCAACGAAACCTATACCACGGGTGACCGGGACAGCCTGCAACTGGAAGTGAACCAGTTGTTGAGCGAGGTGGAACGCATCAAATCGGATACCACCTTCAACAAGATGAATCTGTTGGATGGTACCCTGTTGGGCAAACACATTCAGGTCGGGGCATTTTCCGGACAGTACGTCTCCGTCACGGTGGCGTCGGCGGGCCGGTCCGGTCTGGGAGTCGATCTGCTGGTGGTCAGCGGCGCGACCTTCTCCAAGGCGATGTCCTCCATCACGCTGGTGGATGCGGCCATCAACAGCGTGTCGGACATCCGCTCCAATCTGGGCGCCATGCAGAACCGCTTCGAATCGGCCATCGCCAACATGCAGAACCAGGCGGAAAACCTCACGGGTGCCCGCTCCCGCATCGTGGATGCCGATATTGCCGATGAGACGGCCAGTCTGACCCGCCTCAGCATTCTGCAGCAGGCGGGAACGGCGATTCTGGCCCAGGCCAACCAGCAGCCGGCCATCGCCTTGTCGCTGCTGAAGTGA